A single genomic interval of Aureliella helgolandensis harbors:
- the murQ gene encoding N-acetylmuramic acid 6-phosphate etherase, whose amino-acid sequence MLNLTTEQRNPASAQVDTLSARQIVDLMNSQDALIAEAVARESENISRAIEIIADRFRNGGRLFYQGAGTSGRLGVLDASECPPTFSTPPSMVVGIIAGGQRALTNAVEGAEDNPDQARSDLELHHFSSKDVLVGIATSGRTPYVLGGLKYARSLGAATVGFTCNESSELHPLSDIVIAPVVGPEIVSGSTRLKAGTATKMVLNMLTTGAMVLIGKTYGNLMVDLRASNEKLKLRSIRIVAEIAELTPPKAEEILLACQGEVKTAIVASLHQIDAQAARELLTSHDGQLRAALPQQ is encoded by the coding sequence ATGTTGAATCTGACTACCGAGCAACGCAACCCTGCATCAGCTCAAGTCGATACCCTCTCCGCGCGTCAAATCGTTGACCTGATGAATTCTCAAGACGCGTTGATTGCGGAAGCCGTGGCCCGCGAATCAGAGAACATTTCCCGAGCCATAGAGATCATTGCAGACCGATTTCGAAACGGTGGGCGTCTATTCTATCAGGGCGCTGGCACATCAGGGCGCCTCGGAGTACTGGATGCGTCAGAATGTCCCCCTACCTTCAGCACTCCGCCGAGCATGGTTGTGGGGATCATTGCCGGCGGCCAGCGAGCCCTGACCAACGCAGTGGAAGGAGCTGAGGACAATCCCGATCAGGCCCGGTCCGATCTCGAGCTACACCACTTCAGCTCCAAGGACGTTTTAGTGGGGATTGCAACGAGCGGTCGCACTCCCTACGTCTTAGGTGGGCTCAAGTATGCTCGTTCGTTGGGGGCCGCAACCGTGGGCTTCACGTGCAACGAATCTTCCGAACTCCATCCTCTCTCGGATATTGTCATCGCACCGGTCGTGGGACCAGAAATTGTCAGTGGCTCCACGCGGCTCAAGGCGGGCACCGCAACCAAAATGGTCCTGAACATGCTCACTACCGGCGCAATGGTTCTCATTGGTAAAACCTACGGCAATTTGATGGTGGACCTGCGAGCTTCCAACGAAAAGCTAAAACTACGCAGCATCCGAATTGTGGCGGAGATTGCGGAACTAACACCGCCTAAAGCCGAAGAAATCCTGCTTGCCTGTCAGGGCGAAGTCAAGACAGCCATCGTGGCCTCGTTGCATCAGATCGATGCGCAGGCCGCTCGCGAATTGTTAACGTCACACGACGGACAACTGCGTGCCGCCCTGCCCCAACAGTAA
- a CDS encoding sodium:solute symporter family transporter, translated as MQLALGTFDTIVLILSIAVAIYIGIRASGKTDSAEAFLLGDRNLPWWAILGSIVATETSTATVLSLPAQAYGATGMKFLQLAIGYIVGRTIVVYFLLPLFFEGKLFSAYEVLQQRFGTKAKHAGSLLFLVTRNLGDGLRLFLAAMVVEKLVGWPFVTSALAIGGVTILYTYFGGMRSVVWNDCIQLVIYLLGGVATVFVIVANIPGGWDTLWKFAAEHGKTEWLQFYPPESVAGTADQGFWNWVVSYPYSFWAGLIGGAVLTLGTHGTDQMMVQRYLSARSQRDAGRAIFISGFVVFAQFALFLFIGVQLACFYSFQPETVFEKSDEVYAHFIIHSFPTNTGLVGLMLAAILAAAMSTLSSSLNASASALINDFYLPRQKTPPSAAKLLRLTRWIAVGFGVLQIAIGIWATTFDNTVIGNALSIAGFSAGLLLGLFSLGVLTRRVGQTAALAGAAVGLAVLLAVQFALPVWIQSNWPGSSFGVAWPWFALIGSSTTFLAGLVLSFVFPRSTAGSGSAVAPSQS; from the coding sequence ATGCAGCTGGCTCTTGGAACGTTCGACACTATTGTACTGATCCTGTCGATCGCGGTAGCGATTTATATCGGGATTCGAGCCAGCGGTAAAACGGATTCTGCGGAAGCATTTTTGCTGGGAGACCGCAACCTGCCTTGGTGGGCAATTCTGGGATCGATCGTGGCCACGGAAACTAGTACCGCCACGGTTTTGAGTCTTCCCGCACAAGCCTATGGTGCCACGGGCATGAAATTTCTGCAATTGGCAATTGGCTATATCGTAGGGCGAACCATCGTCGTTTACTTTCTGCTACCGCTTTTCTTTGAAGGGAAGCTGTTCAGCGCCTACGAAGTCTTGCAACAGCGGTTTGGGACCAAGGCCAAGCATGCTGGTTCACTCCTATTCCTGGTCACACGCAACTTGGGTGATGGGTTGCGTCTGTTTTTGGCGGCGATGGTGGTCGAAAAACTTGTCGGTTGGCCATTCGTCACTAGCGCACTAGCGATCGGTGGTGTCACTATTCTGTATACGTATTTTGGTGGCATGCGATCGGTCGTTTGGAACGATTGCATCCAGCTTGTGATTTATCTGCTGGGAGGAGTGGCGACGGTCTTCGTCATCGTGGCCAACATTCCTGGTGGCTGGGATACCTTGTGGAAATTTGCAGCAGAGCATGGGAAAACTGAATGGTTGCAGTTCTATCCGCCCGAGAGTGTGGCAGGAACCGCGGACCAAGGATTTTGGAACTGGGTCGTCTCGTATCCCTACAGCTTTTGGGCGGGCTTGATCGGCGGCGCCGTGTTGACGCTTGGAACACATGGCACCGATCAGATGATGGTCCAGCGCTATCTGAGTGCACGCAGTCAGCGTGATGCCGGGCGAGCGATTTTTATCAGTGGGTTTGTCGTTTTTGCACAGTTTGCCCTATTCCTCTTCATTGGCGTTCAACTGGCGTGTTTCTACAGTTTTCAGCCCGAGACGGTGTTTGAGAAAAGTGATGAAGTCTACGCCCATTTTATCATCCACTCCTTCCCCACGAACACCGGGTTGGTGGGGTTGATGTTAGCCGCGATCCTAGCAGCTGCCATGTCCACGCTGTCGAGTTCGCTAAATGCGTCAGCATCCGCATTGATTAACGATTTCTATCTGCCACGTCAGAAGACGCCGCCCTCGGCTGCAAAACTGTTGCGTCTGACCCGTTGGATTGCGGTAGGATTTGGAGTATTGCAGATAGCCATTGGGATTTGGGCAACGACCTTTGACAATACCGTGATTGGCAATGCTTTGTCCATTGCCGGATTTTCTGCTGGCCTGTTGTTGGGACTCTTTTCGTTGGGAGTGCTGACACGTCGCGTCGGGCAGACGGCAGCGTTGGCGGGCGCCGCGGTCGGTTTGGCTGTCCTGTTAGCGGTACAATTTGCATTGCCAGTTTGGATACAATCTAATTGGCCTGGCTCTAGCTTCGGCGTGGCCTGGCCCTGGTTTGCGTTGATCGGTTCCTCCACAACCTTCCTGGCTGGCCTCGTGCTGTCCTTCGTATTTCCACGTTCCACTGCTGGGAGCGGTTCTGCCGTAGCTCCCAGTCAATCGTAA
- a CDS encoding exo-beta-N-acetylmuramidase NamZ domain-containing protein, with protein MSILPRYCLLFLFFVSQCLCSTLGLAETLPLVSPSEVGLDGDALVGIEAIVEEGIENKKMPGCVVCVGRHGKIAYLEAFGNKQVEPSQVSMTTDTVFDMASITKPVATATSVMKLVEQGKIRLGAKVVEYFPEFAPNGKDDITVKDLLIHQSGLIPDNSLKDYLDGPELAWQRICDLGLVAPVGTTFKYSDVNFIVLAKLVEKVSGKDINEFSQENLFTPLGMSESGYLPRAELQSRAAPTEERDGAWMQGQVHDPRAHALGGVAGHAGLFSTAQDLAIYAQMMLQDGSYSTSEDQTVRVLSPLTVATMTRGYAVSSGVRGLGWDKKTGYSSNRGDLLTEAAFGHGGFTGTVLWIDPELDLFFIFLSNRVHPTGSGSVNHLAGSIVNLVAGAITDVESTSQAAAGKSNLVETLTGLDVLQRDQFSQLAGQRVGLITNHTGRNRSGESIVQLFHKAEQVNLAALFSPEHGFEGKLDVERIGDAADATTGLTIHSLYGETRKPTEAMVKDLDVLVFDIQDIGTRFYTYISTMGEAMRAASEYGKRFVVLDRPNPINGVQTAGPMLDAGYESFVGFHHLPVRHGMTIGEIAQMLKSELELDVDLQVIGCEQWNRQDYWEATNLTWVNPSPNMRSLVQALLYPGVGLLEMTNVSVGRGTDTPFEVLGAPWIRGQELAQALNSNSIPGVVFVPIEFRPESSKYEGELCSGVNILITDRDAVDPLRIGIELACQLRHAYPEEWETKNLNRLLGNRVVTDAIIAGTGVEQVMTLAAEGLESFEARRRTFLLYPLDAEGN; from the coding sequence ATGTCTATACTTCCGCGATATTGCCTGTTGTTTTTATTCTTCGTCAGCCAGTGCCTGTGCAGCACTCTCGGTTTGGCTGAGACGCTACCACTGGTGTCTCCCAGCGAGGTGGGCCTCGACGGCGATGCTCTGGTGGGGATCGAAGCGATCGTAGAGGAGGGGATCGAGAATAAGAAGATGCCCGGCTGCGTGGTGTGCGTGGGGCGTCACGGAAAGATTGCCTATCTAGAAGCCTTTGGCAATAAGCAAGTCGAACCCAGCCAGGTCTCCATGACGACCGACACGGTGTTTGACATGGCATCCATTACGAAACCAGTAGCGACCGCGACGAGCGTGATGAAGCTGGTTGAACAGGGGAAGATTCGCTTAGGGGCCAAGGTCGTGGAGTACTTCCCGGAATTCGCACCCAATGGGAAGGATGACATCACAGTAAAAGATTTGCTGATCCACCAAAGTGGTTTGATTCCCGACAATTCGCTGAAGGACTACTTGGATGGACCAGAACTCGCCTGGCAAAGGATTTGCGATTTGGGATTGGTCGCGCCCGTTGGAACGACTTTCAAATACTCGGATGTCAACTTCATCGTGCTCGCCAAGCTCGTAGAAAAAGTTTCAGGCAAGGACATCAACGAGTTCTCCCAGGAGAACCTTTTTACTCCCCTAGGTATGTCGGAATCGGGCTACTTGCCTCGCGCTGAATTGCAGTCGCGAGCAGCTCCCACAGAAGAACGCGATGGTGCTTGGATGCAGGGGCAGGTGCATGATCCTCGAGCCCATGCATTGGGAGGAGTCGCGGGGCATGCTGGCTTGTTTTCAACAGCCCAAGACTTGGCGATTTACGCACAAATGATGCTCCAAGATGGGAGCTATTCCACAAGTGAAGATCAGACCGTGCGAGTTCTCTCGCCGCTGACGGTCGCAACCATGACGCGCGGTTACGCTGTTTCGAGTGGTGTGCGTGGATTGGGGTGGGACAAGAAAACCGGATACTCGAGCAATCGAGGGGATTTGCTAACTGAGGCTGCGTTTGGGCACGGTGGTTTTACGGGCACGGTGTTGTGGATTGACCCCGAGTTGGATTTGTTCTTTATCTTTCTAAGCAATCGCGTCCATCCTACCGGTTCGGGAAGCGTCAACCATTTAGCTGGCAGCATCGTGAATCTCGTGGCAGGGGCGATTACGGATGTCGAAAGCACCTCACAGGCTGCCGCTGGAAAATCAAACTTGGTGGAAACGTTAACTGGCTTGGATGTCTTGCAACGCGATCAATTTAGTCAACTCGCCGGGCAACGCGTGGGGTTGATCACGAACCACACGGGGCGCAATCGTAGCGGAGAAAGCATTGTGCAGCTGTTTCATAAGGCGGAGCAAGTGAACTTGGCTGCTCTCTTCAGCCCTGAACATGGCTTTGAAGGAAAGCTCGATGTAGAGAGGATTGGGGATGCGGCGGACGCCACCACAGGCTTAACGATTCACAGTTTGTATGGAGAAACGCGGAAGCCGACCGAGGCGATGGTCAAAGATCTGGATGTGTTGGTGTTCGATATACAGGACATTGGAACGCGCTTTTACACCTACATCTCGACGATGGGGGAAGCGATGCGAGCGGCGAGCGAATATGGCAAACGCTTTGTCGTCTTAGATCGTCCGAATCCGATCAATGGTGTGCAAACTGCGGGACCGATGCTCGACGCCGGCTACGAGTCCTTTGTTGGGTTTCACCATTTGCCGGTTCGTCACGGGATGACGATTGGTGAGATCGCGCAGATGCTGAAAAGCGAACTGGAGCTTGACGTCGACTTGCAAGTGATCGGATGCGAGCAGTGGAATCGCCAAGACTATTGGGAAGCTACGAATCTGACCTGGGTCAATCCCTCTCCCAACATGCGGAGCCTCGTGCAAGCACTGCTTTATCCTGGTGTAGGGCTGTTGGAGATGACCAACGTGTCCGTGGGACGCGGTACCGATACGCCATTTGAAGTTCTCGGTGCGCCCTGGATACGCGGCCAAGAATTAGCTCAGGCGTTAAATTCCAATTCGATTCCAGGAGTCGTGTTTGTGCCGATTGAGTTTCGACCGGAGAGCAGCAAGTATGAAGGAGAACTGTGCAGCGGCGTGAACATCTTGATCACGGATCGCGATGCTGTGGATCCGTTGCGGATTGGAATCGAGCTGGCATGTCAACTGCGACATGCCTATCCCGAAGAGTGGGAGACGAAGAACCTCAATCGCTTGTTGGGAAATCGCGTGGTGACCGATGCGATCATTGCTGGCACTGGAGTTGAGCAAGTGATGACGCTTGCAGCCGAAGGGCTTGAAAGTTTCGAGGCGCGGCGCCGGACCTTCTTGCTCTATCCGCTAGACGCGGAAGGTAATTAA
- a CDS encoding exo-beta-N-acetylmuramidase NamZ family protein, protein MRHPIQLGIDRVIDGQYEQQPQLFAGRLGLLMNQASVTRELQYSCDALAAKFPGQLKAIFAPQHGVWGEQQANMIESDHAKHPTLDIPLFSLYSETRRPTPEMLDAIDCLVIDVQDVGTRVYTFIWTVVHCLEACAEQGKRVVILDRPNPVGGEVVEGPLLQHGYESFVGEATIPLRHGLTVGELARLCAAERRIDVELEVVPMLGWQRSMLFHELDLSWIWPSPNMPTETTTVLYPGQVLLEGVNLSEGRGTTRPFEVAGAPFLDPWKWCQRLAEFQRPGLQLRPTRFMPTFDKWVGQSCGGIELVVKQAHEVRSVATTCALIATAAELAPESFEWLPPPYEYEFHKPPIDILFGSAEFRKQVDARSIASCEVLHALLEFDVVEWESRTGSAKIY, encoded by the coding sequence ATGCGACATCCAATTCAATTGGGAATCGATCGTGTAATCGATGGCCAGTACGAGCAGCAGCCGCAATTATTTGCCGGTCGCCTTGGCTTGCTCATGAATCAGGCCTCCGTCACCCGGGAACTGCAATACAGTTGTGATGCGTTGGCTGCCAAGTTTCCTGGGCAGTTGAAGGCTATCTTTGCACCTCAGCATGGAGTGTGGGGAGAGCAGCAGGCCAACATGATCGAGTCCGATCACGCGAAGCATCCCACGCTCGATATTCCGCTGTTCAGTCTGTACTCCGAAACGAGGCGACCAACGCCGGAAATGCTTGATGCGATCGATTGCTTAGTGATCGATGTGCAAGACGTCGGAACGCGAGTCTATACATTTATCTGGACGGTCGTGCACTGCCTAGAGGCGTGTGCGGAACAGGGAAAGCGAGTCGTTATTCTGGATCGTCCCAATCCGGTGGGTGGCGAAGTGGTGGAAGGGCCGCTACTGCAGCACGGCTATGAGAGCTTTGTTGGCGAAGCGACGATACCGCTGCGCCACGGATTGACGGTGGGGGAGTTGGCACGACTGTGTGCCGCTGAACGTCGCATCGATGTCGAGCTGGAAGTTGTCCCCATGTTGGGGTGGCAGCGCAGCATGCTGTTCCACGAGCTCGATTTGAGTTGGATTTGGCCCTCTCCCAACATGCCGACGGAGACCACCACGGTGCTGTATCCAGGGCAAGTCTTGTTGGAGGGGGTGAACCTGTCAGAAGGCCGTGGGACCACGCGGCCCTTCGAAGTGGCGGGTGCACCGTTTCTGGATCCTTGGAAATGGTGTCAACGCTTGGCCGAGTTTCAGCGCCCTGGGCTCCAGTTGCGTCCGACCCGATTCATGCCCACGTTTGACAAGTGGGTTGGTCAGAGCTGCGGCGGAATTGAGCTAGTGGTCAAGCAGGCGCATGAGGTGCGTTCGGTAGCTACGACCTGCGCGTTGATTGCAACTGCTGCTGAACTGGCACCAGAGAGTTTTGAGTGGTTGCCTCCACCGTATGAGTATGAGTTTCATAAGCCGCCTATTGATATTCTCTTCGGTTCCGCTGAGTTTCGGAAACAGGTGGATGCCCGATCGATTGCAAGTTGTGAAGTGCTACATGCCTTGCTGGAATTTGACGTTGTTGAATGGGAATCTCGAACAGGCAGTGCGAAGATTTATTAG
- a CDS encoding alpha/beta hydrolase, giving the protein MHRFSALLFLGLVSLAQVDPLRAQPAVVVEAVVAEKSPEPEVGYQTVLDVFYRESLSSDDYARERCHLDLYYPTHVEQFPTVVWFHGGGLTGGGRSVPQRLREKGIAVVAVDYRLGPKVKAPVYIEDAAAAVAWTFDNIAQYGGSPERIFVSGHSAGGYLTSMVGLDKQWLSAHDIDADQLAGLIPFSGQVITHFTVRKEQGIGANQPTIDRFAPLFHVRSDSPPMLIISGDRELEMRGRYEENAYFWRMMQVVGHPDTRLLELDGYDHSGMADPAYPLLLKFISRISKES; this is encoded by the coding sequence ATGCATCGCTTCTCGGCTTTACTCTTCCTAGGTCTGGTGAGCCTGGCCCAGGTCGATCCATTGCGTGCACAACCAGCGGTCGTCGTGGAGGCGGTGGTGGCGGAGAAGTCGCCTGAGCCAGAAGTTGGTTACCAGACCGTGCTAGACGTCTTCTACCGTGAGTCGCTGTCCTCGGATGACTACGCGCGGGAACGCTGTCACTTGGACCTCTACTATCCAACTCATGTGGAACAATTTCCGACGGTAGTTTGGTTTCACGGCGGTGGTCTCACAGGCGGAGGCCGCTCAGTTCCACAGCGTCTCCGCGAGAAGGGAATCGCTGTGGTGGCTGTCGACTATCGCTTGGGGCCCAAAGTCAAGGCTCCCGTCTATATTGAAGATGCAGCAGCGGCGGTCGCATGGACCTTCGACAATATTGCGCAGTATGGCGGCAGTCCGGAACGGATTTTCGTGAGTGGCCATTCTGCTGGTGGATATCTAACGAGCATGGTGGGGCTCGACAAACAGTGGCTTTCTGCCCACGACATTGACGCTGACCAACTGGCCGGTTTAATTCCGTTCAGCGGACAAGTGATTACGCATTTCACCGTTCGCAAAGAGCAAGGCATTGGAGCCAATCAGCCCACGATCGATCGCTTCGCCCCGCTATTTCATGTGAGGTCGGATTCGCCTCCCATGTTGATTATCTCGGGTGATCGGGAATTGGAAATGCGTGGACGCTATGAGGAGAATGCCTATTTCTGGAGAATGATGCAAGTCGTAGGGCATCCCGATACCCGACTATTGGAACTCGATGGCTACGACCATTCGGGGATGGCTGATCCGGCGTATCCGCTGCTCTTGAAGTTCATCAGCCGAATTTCGAAGGAGTCGTAG
- a CDS encoding sulfatase, translating to MRLQSQIPTRFASSIAGMLGVWLLHLLWSGGLLAATPAEGCPNILFILVDDLGWSDLACYGHQWHDTPHLDRLAGEGLRFTNAYAAAPICSASRASIMTGKTTARTNFEFVTKDKPGRQQIDAPTLLRAPPFTLDLPLQELTVAERLAALGYQTAFFGKWHLNAHFGGYLGWSPTHGPAQQGFEFTKQDFGNHPYAWRGGNRPDPIEANGVFADDSMVQGVVEYLEAEHKQPFFACVSSFYVHTPVQTPLTWLVNKYDAKIPAEVPQRKQRIAYAAFLETLDHHLGQVLEAVERSGQRDSTLVVLMSDNGGHPEYTANGPLRGSKWNLYEGGIRVPMLVRWPGHVDGGKTSCEPVIGYDLLPTFVDIAGGAADDVDGVSLKEHLRNASSLEPRKLIWHFPYYHPEKGYAQSPDSIGVDDFETSRTHPHSAMRQGDFKLLQFYEQDATELYDVVHDIAEQDDLSSRFPSRAAEMKAQLQAELVEMQARFPTPTHSLDAVD from the coding sequence GTGCGGTTGCAATCTCAAATACCAACAAGATTTGCGTCGAGCATTGCAGGAATGTTGGGGGTATGGTTGCTCCATTTGCTATGGAGCGGCGGCCTGCTGGCGGCCACTCCTGCAGAAGGATGTCCCAATATTCTGTTCATTTTGGTGGACGATTTAGGCTGGTCTGATTTGGCGTGCTATGGGCATCAGTGGCATGACACGCCACATCTTGACCGGCTAGCTGGAGAGGGGCTGCGTTTTACGAATGCCTATGCCGCAGCACCCATTTGTTCGGCGTCGCGCGCGAGCATCATGACGGGAAAGACGACTGCCCGCACCAATTTTGAGTTTGTGACCAAAGACAAACCTGGACGGCAGCAGATTGATGCTCCCACCCTACTGCGAGCTCCCCCATTTACGCTCGACCTCCCACTTCAAGAATTGACCGTTGCAGAGCGACTTGCCGCACTTGGCTACCAGACCGCATTTTTCGGAAAGTGGCATTTGAATGCGCACTTTGGCGGCTACTTGGGGTGGAGTCCGACCCACGGTCCCGCTCAGCAAGGATTCGAGTTCACCAAGCAAGACTTTGGCAACCATCCCTACGCTTGGCGAGGCGGAAACCGTCCCGATCCGATTGAGGCAAACGGTGTGTTTGCAGACGATTCTATGGTGCAGGGAGTCGTGGAGTATCTCGAGGCGGAGCACAAGCAACCCTTCTTTGCCTGTGTTTCCTCCTTCTATGTCCACACTCCGGTTCAGACTCCGTTAACTTGGTTGGTGAACAAATACGATGCCAAGATTCCGGCGGAAGTGCCTCAACGGAAGCAAAGGATTGCCTATGCAGCTTTTTTAGAAACGCTCGATCACCATCTTGGTCAAGTGTTGGAAGCGGTCGAACGATCAGGGCAGCGCGATAGTACTCTTGTGGTATTGATGTCGGACAATGGTGGCCATCCTGAATACACCGCGAACGGCCCCTTACGAGGGTCCAAATGGAATCTGTATGAAGGTGGGATTCGCGTACCCATGCTCGTCCGCTGGCCTGGGCATGTCGATGGCGGCAAGACTAGTTGCGAGCCGGTTATTGGCTATGACCTGCTTCCGACGTTCGTCGATATCGCTGGAGGGGCCGCCGATGATGTCGACGGCGTTAGCTTGAAAGAACATCTGCGGAATGCATCCAGCCTCGAACCCCGCAAGCTAATCTGGCACTTCCCGTACTACCATCCCGAGAAGGGCTATGCTCAATCCCCCGATTCTATTGGCGTGGATGATTTTGAAACTAGCCGAACGCACCCCCATTCCGCGATGCGACAGGGGGATTTCAAGCTGTTGCAGTTCTACGAGCAGGACGCGACTGAACTCTACGATGTGGTTCACGATATTGCTGAACAGGATGATCTAAGTTCGCGTTTCCCCAGTCGAGCGGCAGAAATGAAAGCTCAGCTGCAAGCCGAATTGGTAGAGATGCAAGCTCGTTTTCCGACCCCCACGCATTCGCTCGATGCGGTCGACTAG